A genome region from Scyliorhinus torazame isolate Kashiwa2021f chromosome 13, sScyTor2.1, whole genome shotgun sequence includes the following:
- the tex264b gene encoding E3 SUMO-protein ligase ZBED1 isoform X1, which produces MEGDGDIVHCGSSFVKTERPQLVEKSNTTSEVWRYFGFQPGSDGRPENIETPVCKICFRVIPAKASNTSNLYAHLKSQHPHIYIEVKGKPNQAPTTAASSGEPSREQTNTMREIFQRKDKFDPKPREHRELTKAVTYYVTKDRMPLSTISKPGFQHLLSKFNPRYELPSKNYFSRVAIPSLYADVRKVVEKELKSGDCFAATVETWTCRSNEMFLTFGVQYVDSDWVLKNHCLQTQYLPDEHSGQSLKCALEDVLEEWGLDPTNLVAVTTDNGPAIKLACELLGWKRISCFSQNLQSSLQKGLEDSRIERIIQLCRQIFSQFSRSWRRKRDFSIAQSQKGLPRNSLKADVNNNWGTTLDMLERFLEQQDAVRTVLAHDHKICRLVPTWQDIDVLESIISVLRPFREMSEALSSEKFISISAINPLIKHICNDLVREEQEELTLSFLMRIKRDLEMRYGDPELVHFLEKVTFIDPRFGPTCVGNLENVLQQIKGEVLAGKVAEESSLFQIGFDGSTISPLSSCSWYDRDSPGPSQPKKAKYGGGLAKVFGKQNGDGAADKTVTTSVSLQEQLDRELDFYFREPKLSLESCPLQWWKATQNCLPLLAKIAKKYLCISATNVTSERAFSNSSFVLTEYRNSVKPKHMDQLVFLAENLP; this is translated from the coding sequence ATGGAAGGTGACGGTGACATTGTACATTGTGGATCTTCGTTCGTCAAAACTGAAAGGCCTCAACTTGTGGAGAAGAGCAATACCACGTCAGAAGTGTGGCGATACTTTGGCTTCCAACCTGGTAGTGATGGTAGACCGGAAAACATTGAAACCCCAGTCTGCAAGATCTGTTTCCGTGTCATCCCAGCAAAAGCCTCAAACACGAGTAACCTTTATGCACATCTGAAATCCCAGCATCCTCATATTTATATAGAGGTGAAAGGCAAACCCAACCAGGCACCAACCACTGCAGCTTCTTCTGGGGAGCCAAGCCGAGAGCAGACCAACACCATGCGGGAGATCTTTCAGCGAAAAGATAAATTTGATCCAAAGCCCAGGGAGCACAGAGAGCTGACCAAGGCGGTGACGTACTATGTCACCAAGGATAGGATGCCGCTGAGTACCATTTCCAAACCTGGTTTTCAGCACCTCTTGAGCAAGTTCAACCCGAGGTATGAGCTGCCAAGCAAGAACTACTTTTCCAGAGTAGCTATTCCGTCGCTTTATGCAGATGTTCGTAAAGTTGTTGAGAAAGAATTAAAGAGTGGAGATTGTTTTGCTGCAACTGTTGAAACCTGGACATGTCGGAGCAATGAGATGTTCTTGACCTTTGGGGTTCAGTATGTGGACAGCGATTGGGTTCTCAAAAACCACTGCCTGCAGACTCAGTATCTGCCGGATGAACACTCCGGTCAGAGTCTAAAGTGTGCCCTGGAGGATGTGCTGGAGGAGTGGGGGTTGGACCCAACCAACCTTGTAGCCGTCACTACCGACAATGGGCCTGCCATTAAACTTGCCTGCGAATTGTTGGGCTGGAAAAGAATTAGCTGCTTCAGCCAGAACCTGCAGAGTTCTCTCCAAAAGGGCCTTGAAGACTCTCGCATTGAGCGCATCATTCAGCTGTGCCGTCAAATATTTTCTCAATTTTcacgcagctggaggaggaagCGGGATTTCTCTATAGCTCAGAGTCAGAAAGGCCTTCCAAGGAATTCACTGAAAGCAGATGTTAACAACAACTGGGGGACCACTTTGGATATGTTGGAAAGGTTTCTTGAGCAGCAGGATGCTGTCAGAACTGTATTAGCTCATGACCATAAAATATGTCGCCTTGTTCCAACGTGGCAGGATATTGATGTTCTTGAGTCAATTATAAGTGTTTTACGCCCTTTCCGTGAAATGTCGGAAGCCCTGTCTTCTGAAAAATTCATTTCCATTTCAGCAATAAATCCTCTTATAAAACATATATGCAATGATCTTGTGAGAGAGGAACAAGAGGAGTTGACTCTGAGTTTTCTGATGAGAATTAAACGAGACCTTGAAATGCGATATGGAGACCCAGAATTGGTCCATTTTCTGGAGAAAGTTACATTCATTGATCCCCGGTTTGGTCCCACTTGCGTGGGCAATCTGGAAAATGTCCTGCAGCAAATTAAAGGAGAGGTACTTGCTGGAAAAGTAGCTGAGGAATCATCATTATTTCAAATTGGCTTTGATGGTTCGACAATTTCTCCACTGAGCTCATGCAGCTGGTACGATCGCGATAGTCCAGGACCAAGTCAACCAAAGAAGGCCAAGTACGGAGGAGGACTTGCAAAGGTGTTTGGAAAGCAgaatggagatggagctgcagacaAAACGGTCACTACTTCAGTCTCCCTACAAGAACAGCTTGACAGAGAGCTGGATTTTTATTTCAGGGAGCCTAAACTCTCCCTCGAGAGCTGTCCTCTTCAGTGGTGGAAAGCAACACAGAATTGCCTGCCTTTGTTGGCAAAGATAGCCAAAAAGTATCTCTGTATTTCTGCAACGAATGTCACTTCAGAAAGAGCGTTCAGCAACAGTAGTTTTGTACTTACTGAATATCGAAACAGCGTGAAGCCCAAACATATGGACCAGCTGGTATTCTTGGCAGAGAATCTCCCATGA